A stretch of the Rhodospirillaceae bacterium genome encodes the following:
- a CDS encoding transcriptional regulator — protein sequence MSENRNAGHSGIQIGDAIPESRHRVTQEQINRYAEASGDRNPLHIDPAFAKETLFGRTIAHGLLSLSFLSQAMTAWDWKGWVFGGELDVAFLGPVYPGDEVIVRGTVTAIEIGKDGVTAICEIACMVEERTVIAGTVRRQLEAS from the coding sequence ATGAGCGAAAACCGCAACGCCGGTCACAGTGGCATTCAGATCGGGGACGCCATTCCGGAAAGCCGTCATCGGGTGACTCAAGAACAGATCAATCGCTATGCCGAAGCGTCTGGGGATCGAAACCCGCTGCATATCGACCCGGCCTTCGCCAAGGAAACGCTTTTCGGGCGAACAATCGCCCATGGCCTGCTTAGCCTCTCTTTTCTTTCTCAGGCAATGACGGCCTGGGACTGGAAGGGCTGGGTGTTTGGCGGCGAACTTGATGTCGCCTTTCTTGGCCCCGTCTATCCCGGCGATGAAGTCATTGTGCGCGGAACGGTCACCGCCATTGAAATCGGCAAAGACGGCGTTACGGCCATTTGCGAAATTGCCTGCATGGTCGAAGAACGCACGGTCATCGCCGGCACGGTACGACGGCAGCTTGAAGCCTCTTAA
- a CDS encoding orotate phosphoribosyltransferase, whose translation MSENPETGKITAEILLRIGAVNFRPEKPFQLTSGWASPVYVDCRKLISYPQERRVILRLATESLAKATGKDAFDVIAGGETAGIPYAAWLAERMDLPMLYVRKKPKGFGRMAQIEGSFEAGARVLLVEDLATDGKSKLKFCQVLRDAGAKVAHTFVVFHYGIFPEGIAALKTAGVQLHALANWWDVLEAASQQKAFSPEILREVRTFLENPGQWSAAHGGIGATGDAP comes from the coding sequence ATTTCTGAAAATCCGGAAACTGGAAAAATTACGGCAGAAATCCTGCTGCGTATCGGTGCCGTCAATTTTCGGCCCGAGAAGCCCTTTCAACTCACCTCTGGATGGGCAAGCCCGGTTTACGTCGATTGCCGCAAGCTTATTTCCTATCCCCAGGAACGGCGCGTGATTTTGCGCCTGGCCACGGAAAGCCTCGCCAAGGCAACGGGCAAAGACGCGTTTGACGTTATTGCCGGCGGTGAGACAGCGGGTATCCCCTACGCCGCCTGGCTGGCCGAACGGATGGACCTGCCCATGCTCTACGTCCGGAAAAAGCCAAAGGGATTCGGACGAATGGCGCAAATCGAAGGCAGCTTCGAGGCGGGCGCGCGCGTGCTGCTGGTCGAAGACCTTGCCACCGACGGGAAAAGCAAACTCAAATTTTGCCAGGTCCTGCGTGACGCCGGCGCAAAAGTCGCCCACACCTTCGTCGTTTTCCATTACGGCATCTTTCCCGAAGGCATTGCCGCACTCAAGACGGCCGGGGTGCAACTACACGCGCTTGCCAATTGGTGGGACGTTCTGGAAGCCGCCAGCCAGCAAAAGGCTTTTTCCCCAGAAATTCTTCGCGAAGTTCGCACCTTCCTTGAAAATCCGGGCCAATGGTCCGCCGCTCATGGGGGTATTGGTGCCACGGGCGACGCGCCGTAA
- a CDS encoding thiolase, producing MGKRQAVIVGVADAPLEKGVIPGGANDLEIQARAAKAALDEAGLKLSDVDGLATAGLWGVPGPGQFATLALSEYLGIRPKFSDGTNLGGSAFEAHVGHAAMAIESGAIETALITYGSTQKSQRSRSLSGRSPAYSLQFETPYGLPNPVGAYAMAAQRHMYEFGTTSEHLAEIAVATRQWAMKNPAAMMRSPLTVDDVLSSMLITDPLHLLDCCLVTDGGGAIVLTTEARARDLKTQPVYVRGHGESQTHMSIAAMPDLAFHTAAAESGRRAFEMAGIGTDQIDVAEIYDSFTITVLLTLEALGFCGRGEGGDFVANGRTGPGGDFPMNTNGGGLSYAHPGMYGIFLLIEAVRQLRGEAGERQVQGVKTALAHGTGGVLSSGATCILSNH from the coding sequence ATGGGAAAACGGCAAGCCGTTATTGTTGGCGTGGCGGATGCGCCTTTGGAAAAAGGTGTCATCCCTGGCGGGGCCAACGATCTGGAAATTCAGGCGCGGGCGGCGAAAGCCGCACTGGATGAAGCGGGGCTCAAGCTTTCCGACGTAGACGGGCTTGCGACCGCAGGCCTTTGGGGCGTTCCCGGCCCCGGTCAGTTCGCCACCCTCGCCCTTAGCGAATATCTTGGCATTCGGCCAAAATTCAGCGACGGCACCAATCTTGGCGGGTCTGCCTTCGAGGCCCATGTCGGCCACGCGGCGATGGCCATTGAAAGCGGCGCTATTGAGACGGCCCTCATCACCTATGGCAGCACCCAGAAGAGCCAGCGCAGCCGCAGCCTAAGCGGCCGGTCGCCAGCATATTCGCTGCAATTCGAGACTCCCTACGGCCTGCCGAATCCGGTCGGCGCTTACGCGATGGCGGCCCAGCGGCACATGTACGAATTCGGCACGACCAGCGAACATCTGGCCGAAATTGCCGTCGCCACCCGCCAATGGGCGATGAAAAACCCGGCGGCCATGATGCGCAGCCCGCTGACCGTCGACGACGTTCTTTCCAGCATGCTGATTACGGACCCGCTCCATCTGCTTGATTGCTGCCTGGTGACCGATGGCGGCGGTGCCATTGTTCTCACCACGGAAGCGCGCGCGCGCGACCTGAAAACGCAGCCGGTTTACGTCCGCGGTCATGGTGAATCGCAAACCCATATGTCGATCGCCGCCATGCCGGACCTGGCCTTTCATACGGCAGCGGCGGAAAGTGGACGGCGTGCCTTCGAGATGGCCGGCATCGGCACCGACCAGATCGACGTGGCCGAAATCTATGATTCGTTCACGATCACCGTCCTGCTTACCCTCGAAGCGCTGGGCTTCTGCGGGCGCGGCGAGGGTGGCGATTTTGTCGCAAACGGGCGCACAGGCCCCGGTGGCGATTTCCCCATGAACACCAATGGCGGCGGCCTTTCCTACGCGCATCCCGGCATGTATGGCATTTTCCTTCTGATCGAAGCCGTCCGCCAATTGCGCGGCGAAGCCGGCGAACGCCAGGTTCAAGGTGTAAAAACGGCACTCGCCCACGGCACTGGCGGCGTATTATCAAGCGGCGCAACCTGCATCCTGTCCAATCATTGA
- a CDS encoding glutamine-hydrolyzing GMP synthase: MFFNPFSIDIKYTQVGLGNGVSLFRCFPVPSNGFIDILFDSQPLEIKSGQVILGIRQTLFRCQLREFGRAFLEITEGCALFEGLWENGATEQVWMSHGDRVVRLPSGFRAVGTSDGAPFAAIADDKRRFYGLQFHPEVVHTPGGAALLKNFTHGVAGCAGDWTMDAFRARAIATVRDQVGDGRVILGLSGGVDSSVVALLLHEAIGEQLTCVFVDTGLLRAGEAEEVVSLFSSHYNLSLVHRQAADLFLTKLQGVTDPEQKRKIIGATFIDVFEEEAKKIGGADFLAQGTLYPDVIESVSFTGGPSVTIKSHHNVGGLPDRMRMQLVEPLRELFKDEVRALGYEIGLPEEFVRRHPFPGPGLAIRIPGEITIEKLEILRQADQIYLEEIHNAHLYDAIWQAFAVLLPVRTVGVMGDERSYEFVCALRAVTSTDGMTADYFPFDHALLGRIANRIINEVRGINRVVYDVTSKPPGTIEWE; this comes from the coding sequence ATCTTTTTCAACCCCTTCTCCATTGATATAAAATACACCCAGGTTGGACTGGGCAATGGGGTTTCCTTGTTCCGCTGCTTTCCGGTACCATCGAACGGATTCATTGATATTCTGTTCGACTCCCAACCCCTTGAAATAAAGAGCGGCCAAGTTATACTGGGCATCCGGCAGACCTTGTTCCGCTGCCAACTTCGGGAATTCGGCCGCGCCTTTCTGGAAATCACCGAGGGCTGCGCGCTTTTCGAAGGCCTCTGGGAAAATGGGGCCACCGAACAGGTGTGGATGAGCCACGGGGACCGGGTGGTGCGCCTGCCGTCGGGATTTCGGGCCGTGGGCACAAGCGACGGCGCACCCTTTGCCGCCATTGCCGACGACAAACGCCGTTTCTATGGACTGCAATTTCATCCCGAAGTCGTCCATACCCCTGGGGGCGCTGCCCTTCTCAAGAACTTTACCCATGGGGTTGCGGGTTGCGCCGGGGATTGGACGATGGACGCCTTTCGCGCCCGCGCCATCGCGACGGTTCGCGATCAGGTGGGAGACGGGCGTGTTATTCTGGGCCTTTCTGGCGGCGTTGATTCGTCCGTTGTGGCGCTTTTGCTTCATGAAGCCATTGGCGAACAATTGACATGTGTTTTTGTCGATACGGGCCTTTTGCGTGCGGGGGAAGCGGAAGAAGTCGTTTCGCTCTTTTCCAGCCATTACAATCTCTCGCTTGTCCATCGTCAGGCCGCCGATCTTTTTCTGACGAAGTTGCAGGGTGTAACGGACCCGGAACAAAAGCGAAAAATCATCGGCGCCACCTTCATCGACGTTTTTGAAGAAGAAGCGAAGAAGATCGGTGGTGCAGATTTTCTGGCCCAGGGCACGCTTTATCCGGACGTAATTGAATCCGTTTCTTTCACCGGGGGGCCAAGCGTCACGATCAAGTCGCACCACAATGTCGGCGGTTTGCCGGACCGCATGCGGATGCAGCTTGTCGAACCTTTGCGCGAATTGTTCAAGGACGAGGTAAGGGCGCTGGGATACGAGATCGGCCTTCCGGAAGAATTCGTCCGCCGGCACCCCTTTCCGGGGCCGGGCCTTGCCATTCGCATCCCCGGCGAAATCACGATCGAGAAACTGGAGATTCTACGTCAGGCGGATCAAATCTATCTGGAAGAGATCCACAACGCGCATCTTTACGATGCGATCTGGCAGGCATTTGCCGTGTTGCTGCCGGTGCGAACGGTCGGCGTGATGGGGGACGAACGGTCTTACGAATTTGTCTGCGCCTTGCGCGCCGTCACGTCCACCGATGGCATGACGGCCGATTACTTTCCCTTCGACCACGCCCTTCTTGGACGCATTGCCAATCGCATCATCAATGAAGTGCGCGGCATCAATCGGGTCGTCTATGACGTGACGTCAAAACCCCCCGGTACGATCGAGTGGGAATAG